The following proteins are co-located in the Parafannyhessea umbonata genome:
- a CDS encoding type I restriction-modification system subunit M: MNKQQLARRIWRAANKMRSKIEASEYKDYILGFIFYRFLSEQEERFCLSEKWTHEDLEQDLNEDNTEDAEHIRNNLGYFISYQNLYSTWLASGSDFSVDNVRIALSAFSRNISPNYRDTYEGIFRTLESGLSNLGSTIGQQTKAVSDLLALIQPIPMDDKQGYDVLGYIYEYLIRNFAGNAGKKAGEFYTPHEVANVMSQIIAYNLRGRDELSIYDPTSGSASLLITVGAAIAQESGNPEGIRYYAQELKSNTYNLTRMNLVMHGIKPANIVTRNADTLEEDWPLRADDKQEADSFYSDEPLRVDACMSNPPYSQSWNAKDREGDPRFDGYGIAPKGKADYAFLLHNLYHLKPGGILTIVLPHGVLFRGDSEGDIRRALVDRNEISAIIGLPPDIFYGTSIPTIVMVLTRHDEAKGSRGDGSVLIIDASKHFEKSGTKNRLRAADVKRIVDAYKARRDIPGLCRVVPKDEIVRNDYNLNIPRYVDATERPERWDLYATMFGGIPTTELDDLNNYWEALPGLRESVFLDKDGYCQLRQQNLDHLVRSHPSVSGFAQTYRSAFAGFAEKLEDSLVNHVQTVDLSSEENAIADDVFDRLGEVPLVDRYSLYQKLDLHWSGRDDEQGIAGDIELIQSEGQDAVRKVDQHLVLKKVKNDNGDDEEREVVDAKEPWVGHILPFSLVQETKFPADLAAIRTLNEKAASATSSIDEIFDSLDEEEREGDYTNEDCSDFAYKTLYESITRLAAEDNDEIDTLMKYLDLLKEQSAVLKDIPKGDKQSRKAAKDKAKREKVDFISNHNDVRWDSMKATGGVYAASRVKERVSDLIEGMPDEEDSLLGKLRRVARLNDERKKANADAKQASAELTARTKEAIESLGDDEARSLLYLHWVQPIINDINAVPGQVIDGLVKSIRDLDAKYSVTLSALAGEREVADESLCDMIPRLTGTGKQTAALHELESVLGGESK, translated from the coding sequence ATGAACAAGCAACAGCTCGCCCGCCGCATCTGGCGTGCAGCAAACAAGATGCGTTCCAAAATTGAGGCTTCCGAATACAAGGACTACATTCTCGGATTCATTTTCTACCGCTTCCTCAGCGAGCAAGAGGAACGGTTCTGCTTGTCCGAAAAGTGGACTCACGAGGACTTGGAGCAGGATCTCAACGAGGACAATACCGAGGATGCGGAGCACATCCGGAACAACCTCGGTTACTTCATCTCCTATCAGAACCTCTACTCCACCTGGCTTGCTAGCGGTTCCGACTTCAGCGTGGACAACGTGCGGATTGCCCTCTCCGCGTTCAGCAGAAATATCTCTCCCAACTACCGTGATACCTACGAGGGTATCTTTCGGACGTTGGAATCGGGCTTATCGAATCTCGGCTCCACAATCGGGCAACAGACCAAAGCGGTCTCTGACCTCCTTGCGCTCATACAGCCCATTCCCATGGACGACAAGCAAGGCTATGACGTGCTTGGCTACATCTATGAATACCTGATTCGGAACTTTGCCGGTAATGCAGGTAAGAAGGCCGGGGAGTTCTACACCCCGCACGAGGTTGCAAATGTGATGAGTCAAATTATCGCCTACAACTTGAGGGGAAGGGACGAACTCAGCATCTATGACCCTACTTCTGGGTCTGCTTCACTACTCATAACGGTTGGTGCCGCTATCGCACAGGAAAGCGGGAACCCCGAGGGCATCCGCTACTATGCCCAGGAGCTGAAGAGCAATACCTACAACCTGACTCGCATGAACCTTGTCATGCACGGCATCAAACCAGCGAACATCGTAACCCGCAATGCCGACACCTTGGAGGAGGACTGGCCGCTTCGCGCTGATGACAAGCAGGAAGCAGATTCGTTCTACTCAGACGAGCCGTTGCGCGTGGATGCTTGTATGAGCAACCCTCCCTATTCGCAGTCCTGGAACGCTAAGGACCGGGAGGGCGATCCCCGCTTCGATGGGTACGGCATCGCTCCCAAGGGCAAGGCCGACTATGCCTTCCTCCTTCACAACCTGTATCACCTCAAACCCGGCGGCATACTGACCATCGTGCTCCCGCATGGCGTCCTCTTCCGAGGGGATTCCGAGGGGGACATTCGCAGAGCCCTCGTCGATCGGAATGAAATCTCGGCTATCATCGGGCTCCCGCCCGACATCTTCTATGGAACGAGTATTCCCACGATCGTGATGGTCCTCACGAGGCACGACGAAGCCAAGGGCAGCCGCGGGGACGGCAGCGTACTGATCATCGATGCCTCAAAGCACTTCGAAAAGAGCGGCACCAAGAACCGGCTCCGCGCCGCCGACGTCAAGCGCATCGTCGATGCCTACAAGGCGCGCCGGGACATTCCCGGGCTTTGCCGAGTCGTGCCAAAAGACGAGATCGTCCGCAACGACTACAACCTCAATATCCCCCGCTACGTCGACGCGACCGAGCGGCCGGAGCGATGGGACCTCTATGCGACCATGTTCGGTGGCATCCCGACTACCGAACTCGATGACCTGAATAATTACTGGGAGGCCCTACCCGGCCTGCGAGAGTCCGTATTTCTCGATAAAGACGGGTACTGTCAGCTCCGCCAGCAGAACCTTGACCATCTCGTGCGCTCCCACCCAAGCGTCTCGGGCTTCGCCCAGACATACCGGAGTGCCTTCGCAGGCTTTGCTGAAAAGCTGGAGGATTCTCTCGTCAATCATGTGCAGACCGTTGACCTCAGCTCTGAGGAGAATGCCATTGCAGATGACGTATTCGACAGGCTCGGAGAAGTCCCCCTCGTTGACCGCTATTCCCTCTATCAGAAGCTAGACCTCCATTGGAGTGGAAGGGACGATGAGCAGGGCATCGCCGGCGACATCGAGCTCATTCAGAGCGAAGGCCAAGACGCTGTCAGAAAAGTCGACCAGCATCTCGTCCTCAAGAAAGTAAAGAATGACAACGGTGATGATGAGGAACGCGAGGTCGTGGACGCCAAAGAACCTTGGGTGGGCCACATCCTACCTTTCTCGCTCGTGCAGGAAACAAAGTTTCCTGCAGATCTAGCGGCAATCCGCACTTTGAACGAGAAGGCGGCCTCAGCGACGTCGTCCATCGACGAGATCTTCGACTCACTAGACGAGGAGGAGCGCGAGGGCGATTACACGAATGAGGATTGCAGCGACTTCGCATACAAGACCTTGTATGAGAGCATCACCCGACTGGCGGCCGAGGACAACGATGAAATCGACACCCTTATGAAATACCTCGACCTTCTCAAGGAACAGAGTGCCGTCCTGAAGGACATCCCGAAAGGCGACAAACAGAGCAGAAAGGCCGCCAAGGACAAGGCAAAGCGCGAGAAGGTCGACTTCATCTCCAACCATAACGATGTCCGGTGGGACAGCATGAAGGCTACGGGAGGTGTGTACGCCGCCTCGCGTGTCAAGGAGCGCGTTTCCGACCTAATCGAAGGCATGCCAGACGAGGAGGACTCGTTGCTTGGCAAGCTTCGCAGGGTTGCGAGATTGAACGACGAGAGGAAAAAGGCCAACGCAGATGCCAAGCAGGCATCCGCCGAGCTCACAGCAAGGACAAAGGAGGCCATCGAGTCGCTCGGTGATGACGAGGCAAGGAGCCTGCTCTATCTTCACTGGGTGCAGCCAATCATCAACGACATCAATGCTGTGCCTGGCCAGGTGATTGACGGTCTCGTGAAGTCCATCCGCGACCTGGATGCCAAGTATTCCGTCACCCTCTCTGCCCTCGCGGGGGAGAGAGAAGTTGCTGACGAGAGCCTTTGCGACATGATTCCCCGTCTCACCGGTACAGGCAAACAAACTGCTGCCCTTCACGAACTCGAATCAGTCCTGGGAGGTGAGTCCAAATGA
- a CDS encoding type I restriction endonuclease subunit R, EcoR124 family: MAKTYGDELEFEDDLVNILRRDKGWTGEPLRYPTENDLVENWRRILTSMNSDMDRLNGTELTKTEMQQILDQVNRCMTPAEVNRLINAGSIAIKRDDGHEVSLKIYDRKQIANGESYYQIAEQPIFTTRRNILPDRRGDVLLLINGMPVIHIELKSSGVDVSQAVHQIEKYAHEGIFDSGIFSMVQIFLAMNPSETLYFANPGRDGLDADGYFNTDYMFHWADFNNEHQNDWKLIAENLLSIPMAHKMVGFYTVADDGDGILKVLRSYQYHAVSAIERRTVHCDWMAPHPLGGFIAHTTGSGKTMTSFKAAQLISANKQAHKVIFLVDRIDLGTQSLGEYRDFANETETVNDTEDTATLVSLLESDDARDTLIVTSIQKLSRADADGDEPLASPAQLDRINKKHIVIIVDECHRSTFGNMMSAIRLTFPHALLFGFTGTPIYKENAKKQSTTADVFGNQLHAYLMADGLRDGNVLGFDLVKVLTYDDFDLRRAVALEKAKAATEEEAVSDKRKAKIYYRYMNDVPMADTVDGESGKTVHGIEWYVGREQYDRDEHREAVVKDLLDHWVTLSRGSMFHAILATSSIAEAIEYYRLIKREKPGLRATVVVDPNIDNTGGQAFKEDGLAEVIEDYNNLFDKTFTISTHAGFKKDVIKRLAHKKPYLHIDREPLKQLNLVIVVDQLLTGFDSKWVNTLYLDKVLEYERVIQAFSRTNRVFGPEKPFGNIRYYRKPHTMQANIDAAIKMYSGERPFELFVQKLDKNIEAMNATFLLIDKVFEEAGISNFLENPKDMAAQKEFAKLFQMLNKHLEAAQVQGFHWDQLEYWFDAEGQLLETPLYQEHTPRVNDASSAKLCFDETTYLVLAQRYKELFEGNGSGGEEVPFEIDSHLTAIDTGHIDTVYMESKFKKWLKSLDQQGVSPEEVERNLNELHAEFGKLSSVDQGYAQTLIQDIQAGDAELHPGWTLRDYINEYRRGTEEGNVARLVEATGVDEKLLNEMLRLHLTEGNLNAHGRFDELRASSDLDKARTFFASIAGHSLRDRYVFRLLDNLLRDFLIQGGFDVDEHARQQVADV, from the coding sequence ATGGCAAAGACCTACGGTGACGAGTTGGAGTTCGAGGACGATCTCGTCAACATCCTGAGGCGTGACAAGGGATGGACGGGCGAACCCCTCCGCTATCCCACGGAAAACGACCTCGTCGAGAACTGGCGACGGATTCTCACGAGTATGAACTCGGACATGGATAGGCTCAATGGGACGGAACTCACAAAGACGGAGATGCAGCAGATTCTCGACCAGGTAAACCGCTGTATGACTCCTGCCGAGGTGAACAGGCTCATCAATGCTGGGTCCATAGCCATCAAACGTGACGACGGGCATGAGGTCTCCCTCAAGATTTACGACCGGAAGCAGATAGCTAACGGCGAATCCTACTACCAGATAGCGGAGCAACCCATCTTCACCACAAGGAGGAACATCCTCCCAGATCGGCGCGGCGATGTCCTTCTGCTCATCAACGGCATGCCCGTCATCCACATAGAGCTCAAGTCATCTGGCGTAGACGTGTCCCAAGCCGTGCACCAGATAGAGAAGTACGCGCACGAGGGCATATTCGACAGCGGTATCTTCTCGATGGTGCAAATCTTCTTGGCCATGAATCCCAGCGAGACCCTCTACTTCGCCAACCCCGGGCGCGATGGGCTCGATGCCGATGGCTACTTCAACACCGACTACATGTTCCACTGGGCGGACTTCAACAACGAGCACCAGAATGACTGGAAGCTCATCGCAGAGAACCTGCTCTCGATTCCCATGGCACACAAGATGGTCGGGTTCTACACCGTGGCAGACGATGGCGACGGCATACTGAAGGTCCTGCGCAGCTACCAGTACCATGCGGTCTCTGCGATAGAACGGCGCACCGTCCACTGCGATTGGATGGCCCCGCACCCGCTGGGTGGCTTCATTGCCCACACCACCGGATCGGGCAAGACCATGACTTCCTTCAAGGCAGCGCAGCTCATCTCGGCGAACAAACAGGCGCACAAGGTCATCTTCCTCGTTGACCGGATAGATCTCGGTACGCAGTCGCTCGGCGAATACCGCGACTTCGCCAACGAGACGGAGACAGTAAACGACACCGAGGACACGGCAACGCTCGTCTCGCTCTTGGAAAGCGACGACGCACGGGATACGCTCATCGTGACCTCTATCCAGAAGCTCTCGCGCGCGGACGCCGATGGCGACGAGCCCCTGGCAAGCCCCGCGCAGCTCGATCGCATCAACAAGAAGCACATCGTCATCATCGTCGACGAATGCCACCGGTCCACTTTCGGGAACATGATGAGTGCCATTAGGCTCACCTTCCCCCACGCTCTACTCTTTGGCTTCACCGGGACCCCGATTTACAAGGAGAACGCCAAGAAGCAGAGCACGACGGCGGACGTATTTGGCAACCAGCTTCACGCCTACCTGATGGCGGACGGCCTGCGCGACGGCAATGTGCTCGGCTTCGATCTCGTGAAGGTGCTCACTTACGACGACTTCGACCTTCGTCGCGCCGTCGCGCTAGAAAAGGCCAAGGCCGCCACCGAAGAGGAGGCCGTCTCCGATAAGCGCAAGGCTAAGATCTACTACCGCTACATGAACGACGTCCCTATGGCGGATACGGTCGATGGAGAGAGCGGAAAGACCGTACACGGCATCGAATGGTATGTGGGCAGAGAGCAGTACGACAGGGATGAGCACCGCGAGGCGGTCGTCAAGGACCTGTTGGACCATTGGGTAACGCTCTCGCGCGGGTCGATGTTCCACGCCATCCTCGCCACCTCCTCGATAGCCGAGGCCATCGAGTACTACCGGCTAATCAAGCGCGAAAAGCCCGGCCTGCGTGCCACGGTCGTCGTTGACCCGAACATAGACAACACGGGCGGCCAAGCATTCAAGGAGGACGGCCTGGCTGAAGTCATCGAGGACTACAACAACCTCTTCGACAAGACCTTCACCATAAGCACGCATGCCGGATTCAAGAAGGACGTGATCAAGCGGCTCGCGCACAAGAAGCCCTACCTCCACATCGATCGCGAACCTCTCAAACAGCTGAACCTCGTGATTGTGGTTGACCAGCTCCTGACAGGCTTCGACTCAAAGTGGGTCAACACCCTCTACCTGGACAAGGTACTGGAATACGAGCGTGTGATCCAGGCATTCTCACGAACGAACCGCGTATTCGGTCCCGAGAAGCCCTTCGGCAACATCCGCTACTACCGCAAGCCTCACACGATGCAGGCAAACATCGACGCCGCAATCAAGATGTACTCCGGAGAGAGACCCTTCGAGCTCTTTGTGCAAAAGCTCGACAAGAACATCGAGGCCATGAACGCTACGTTCCTCTTGATAGACAAGGTCTTCGAGGAAGCCGGAATATCCAACTTTTTGGAAAACCCCAAGGACATGGCCGCACAAAAGGAGTTCGCCAAGCTTTTCCAAATGCTCAACAAGCATCTGGAGGCAGCGCAAGTCCAGGGGTTTCACTGGGACCAGCTCGAGTACTGGTTCGATGCGGAGGGTCAACTCCTCGAAACGCCCTTATACCAAGAGCATACACCCCGGGTGAACGATGCCAGCAGCGCAAAGCTGTGCTTTGACGAGACGACCTACCTTGTGCTTGCGCAACGGTACAAGGAGCTCTTCGAAGGCAATGGATCAGGTGGGGAGGAGGTGCCCTTCGAAATAGATTCGCACCTCACAGCCATCGATACGGGGCACATAGACACCGTGTACATGGAGTCGAAGTTCAAGAAGTGGCTCAAGTCTCTTGACCAGCAAGGCGTTTCTCCCGAGGAGGTAGAGCGGAACCTGAACGAGCTTCACGCAGAGTTCGGGAAGCTCTCCTCAGTTGACCAAGGCTATGCGCAAACGCTAATCCAAGACATCCAGGCGGGCGACGCTGAGCTTCATCCAGGTTGGACACTGCGCGACTATATTAACGAGTACAGGCGTGGCACCGAGGAGGGCAATGTCGCTCGCCTCGTGGAGGCGACTGGAGTTGACGAAAAGTTGCTCAATGAGATGCTTCGGCTGCACCTCACGGAAGGCAACCTCAACGCCCATGGAAGATTTGATGAGCTCAGGGCTTCCTCGGACCTTGATAAGGCGCGGACCTTCTTCGCCAGCATTGCTGGCCATTCTCTCAGGGATCGATATGTCTTCCGACTTCTCGACAATCTGCTCCGTGACTTCTTGATTCAAGGTGGCTTTGATGTGGACGAACACGCTCGGCAGCAGGTCGCAGACGTCTAG
- a CDS encoding helix-turn-helix domain-containing protein, whose amino-acid sequence MDRKPTGPTERSLSDTSPLCDRPEWLGPRDIQEVFGVGRTKSYQLINALPHIRVGGLLRVNRRTVQKELLDKGRLP is encoded by the coding sequence ATGGACAGGAAGCCGACGGGCCCCACGGAGAGGTCGCTTTCGGACACGTCGCCGCTCTGCGACAGGCCCGAATGGCTCGGGCCAAGGGACATCCAAGAGGTGTTCGGCGTCGGGAGGACGAAGAGCTACCAGCTGATCAATGCCCTCCCGCACATCCGTGTTGGCGGGCTCCTCAGGGTCAACAGGAGGACCGTGCAGAAGGAGCTCCTCGACAAGGGTAGGCTTCCGTAG
- a CDS encoding tyrosine-type recombinase/integrase, which produces MYQVKEDIWSEGSLIDLGNGRWKCRYSRTEDGKRHQTTRSFRASGKRAARRRADEIRKELDDEVRRQELPLGITREDMFVPTFLERYIRSLESGAGIAQTTAANYRHCAKHVSRYLSAMRIDEITGDTILQMQAALLEDGLCNNTVAKAHRFLKQALQYAADSGIIERSPFTRRIKPPKREAREPNALDADGRERLLLALDSMQDTEVTLAIRLGLACGLRREEMCGLRWRDVDLDHGVLRVRVAVCQCEGKAVVKEPKTPTSRREVPLEPDLASRLARRRRRLVTLLGGGPEAIEDLYVLGDSSSAFYYPDRLTKEFASIAKMLDLVGTTGRRVTLHDLRHTYATYLVAAGTDIKTVSSLMGHANAAMTLNTYASADPHARRSAARTIAEQMAARPGSGQDEGSETMLRVV; this is translated from the coding sequence ATGTACCAGGTAAAAGAAGACATCTGGTCCGAAGGGTCGCTGATAGACCTCGGCAACGGCCGCTGGAAGTGCCGATACTCCCGCACGGAAGACGGCAAGAGGCACCAGACCACCCGCAGCTTCCGAGCGTCGGGGAAGCGCGCCGCGAGGAGGAGGGCAGACGAGATACGAAAGGAGCTCGACGACGAGGTGCGCAGGCAGGAGCTCCCCCTAGGCATCACGAGGGAGGACATGTTCGTGCCCACCTTTCTCGAGCGCTACATCCGCTCGCTCGAGAGCGGGGCGGGCATCGCCCAGACCACCGCTGCGAACTACCGCCACTGCGCGAAGCACGTCTCGCGCTACCTGAGCGCCATGCGGATAGACGAGATCACCGGGGACACCATCCTCCAGATGCAGGCGGCGCTCCTGGAAGATGGGCTCTGCAACAACACGGTCGCCAAAGCACATCGCTTCCTCAAGCAGGCGCTCCAGTACGCGGCGGACAGCGGGATCATCGAGCGGAGCCCCTTCACGAGGCGGATCAAGCCGCCGAAGCGCGAGGCGAGGGAGCCAAACGCACTCGACGCCGACGGGCGCGAGAGGCTGCTACTCGCACTCGACTCCATGCAGGACACCGAGGTGACGCTCGCGATAAGGCTGGGGCTCGCCTGCGGGCTGCGTAGGGAGGAGATGTGCGGCCTCAGGTGGAGGGACGTCGACCTCGACCACGGCGTCCTGCGGGTGAGGGTCGCAGTCTGCCAGTGCGAGGGCAAGGCCGTGGTGAAGGAGCCCAAGACGCCAACGAGCCGACGCGAGGTCCCGCTCGAGCCGGACCTGGCGTCGAGGCTCGCGAGGCGCAGGCGCCGCCTCGTCACGCTGCTGGGCGGAGGGCCAGAGGCAATAGAGGACCTCTACGTCCTGGGCGACTCCAGCAGCGCATTCTACTACCCAGACCGCCTCACGAAGGAGTTCGCCTCCATCGCGAAGATGCTCGACCTGGTGGGCACCACCGGGAGGAGGGTGACGCTGCACGACCTCAGGCACACCTACGCCACCTACCTCGTCGCCGCGGGCACCGACATCAAGACGGTGAGCTCGCTCATGGGCCACGCGAACGCGGCGATGACGCTCAACACCTACGCGAGCGCCGACCCGCACGCGAGGAGGTCCGCCGCCAGGACGATCGCCGAGCAGATGGCGGCAAGACCCGGCAGCGGACAGGACGAAGGGAGCGAGACGATGCTGCGCGTCGTGTAG
- a CDS encoding ribbon-helix-helix protein, CopG family, translating to MSYRELVENGADRTTIQSYLTQGEMSTTTVRIPANLKAAITEEASLSGMSFSAFIRLCAIQRLTADASDSH from the coding sequence ATGAGCTATCGCGAGCTTGTCGAGAACGGCGCTGATCGGACCACCATTCAGTCCTATTTGACGCAAGGAGAGATGTCGACCACGACCGTTCGCATTCCGGCCAATCTCAAAGCCGCCATCACTGAAGAGGCATCACTCTCCGGGATGAGCTTCTCCGCCTTCATAAGACTATGCGCCATCCAACGTCTCACCGCAGATGCCAGTGACTCTCACTAA
- a CDS encoding restriction endonuclease subunit S — MSGNVPSIRFSGFTDPWEQRKLGELYTVSDQKNVDGSIGVEKTISVSSMSWNPEGNGASADSLPAYKVLNYGDMAFEGNRTKGHSYGKLVINDIGKGIMSSRFRTLRPVSEVCVPFWKYYLQDSDAWKPLFIRSTKRGTLMTELVPGELLKGAIYLPDMPEQVAIGSLFTHLDSLITLHQRECDRLEKVRASLMQSMFPQPGETLPSIRFAEFTKPWHSKQLGSLVTPFDHRIPTPTDGYVRLGVRSFAKGTFLQDVPAEQAIGETELREVGPNNLIVNIVFAWEQAIAITSEADTIALVSHRFPQFSFNDGQCPDFYRYALLDPRFRHHLWLASPSGAGRNKTLRVDEMLEYWILVPSFEEQRAIADFFAAFDRSLDARRRLCEALGHVKNALLSSMFV, encoded by the coding sequence ATGAGCGGCAACGTGCCATCGATTCGCTTTTCCGGCTTCACTGACCCTTGGGAACAGCGTAAGTTGGGGGAGCTGTATACGGTCAGCGACCAAAAGAACGTCGACGGATCGATAGGGGTGGAGAAAACCATCTCGGTTTCCTCGATGTCTTGGAATCCGGAGGGAAATGGCGCCTCTGCAGATTCACTTCCCGCATATAAGGTTCTCAACTATGGTGATATGGCCTTTGAGGGCAACCGCACAAAGGGACATTCCTACGGGAAACTCGTCATAAACGACATTGGAAAAGGCATTATGTCCTCTCGGTTCCGCACTCTTAGGCCAGTTTCCGAGGTCTGTGTGCCCTTTTGGAAATACTACCTGCAAGACTCAGATGCTTGGAAACCCCTTTTCATACGCTCTACCAAACGTGGCACTTTGATGACAGAGCTGGTTCCTGGCGAGCTCCTTAAGGGCGCAATATATCTTCCGGATATGCCCGAACAAGTAGCCATCGGCAGCCTCTTCACTCACCTCGATTCCCTTATCACCCTTCATCAGCGTGAGTGCGACCGACTCGAGAAAGTCCGCGCCTCCCTCATGCAGAGCATGTTTCCGCAGCCGGGAGAGACGCTTCCCAGCATTCGCTTCGCGGAGTTCACCAAGCCCTGGCATTCCAAACAGCTTGGCAGCCTCGTCACCCCCTTCGACCATCGCATCCCCACCCCCACCGACGGATACGTTCGCCTTGGCGTCCGGAGCTTCGCGAAGGGTACGTTCCTCCAAGACGTGCCCGCTGAACAAGCCATCGGTGAGACCGAGCTTCGTGAAGTGGGTCCGAACAACCTCATCGTGAACATCGTCTTCGCATGGGAACAGGCGATAGCGATCACGAGTGAGGCCGACACCATTGCTCTCGTCTCTCACCGTTTCCCTCAATTTTCCTTCAACGACGGGCAATGCCCAGACTTCTACCGATATGCTCTGCTTGACCCGCGCTTCCGTCACCACCTGTGGCTCGCCTCTCCCAGCGGAGCTGGGCGCAACAAGACGCTCAGGGTGGACGAGATGCTCGAATACTGGATTCTTGTTCCCTCCTTTGAGGAACAGCGAGCCATTGCAGACTTCTTCGCCGCATTCGATAGGTCGCTCGATGCAAGGAGAAGGCTCTGCGAGGCATTGGGACACGTAAAGAATGCCCTGCTTTCGAGCATGTTTGTTTAG
- the istA gene encoding IS21 family transposase, with the protein MIGVDKIEDIRRRARRGEPIAAIARAVGVSEPTARKYARMDDLSPEPPRRRKPESEVLAPYEGTIDSWLDDDCRNWRKQRHTAVRVYVRLRDELGYDGSYSTVQRYVRRRREEMARERDRRDAEGFLTLSWLPGEVQVDFGEADFRVRGVLTRGKYLTVTFPHSNVGLTQVFWGETSECVCQGLRNVFEFAGGVPRRAVFDNATEVGRRVGGEVRLSELFRRFAAHYGLDYTFTNPYSGNEKGNVENKVGCHRRNLFVPVPSFHDVSAFNRRLLGDCLDLSAGKRHYRLGTPELELFGEDKDALSPLPPAAFSCVRWETRTCNKQGTFTVGGPHRYSAGPAYARRRVDVALGAFDVTVCDASTGEVVATYEREWGEAPTDSSDPTLQLRLLCARPAGWRDSSVRASLPAELVSFLDSERPADLAADLRVLRDESAERGWAAAVEGMSRSLASTGGLDRASVALSAARAAAGDERVEYCVMSIVLERISHRDLSGFLT; encoded by the coding sequence ATGATCGGCGTGGACAAGATAGAGGATATACGCAGGAGGGCGCGGCGTGGCGAGCCGATTGCGGCGATCGCGAGGGCGGTCGGCGTGTCGGAGCCCACTGCGAGGAAGTACGCCAGGATGGACGACCTGTCGCCCGAGCCCCCGAGGAGGAGGAAGCCCGAGAGCGAGGTGCTCGCCCCCTACGAGGGGACGATAGACTCCTGGCTCGACGACGACTGCAGGAACTGGCGTAAGCAGCGCCACACGGCCGTGAGGGTGTATGTGAGGCTTCGGGACGAGCTGGGCTACGACGGCTCCTACTCAACCGTGCAGCGCTACGTCAGGCGCCGCCGCGAGGAGATGGCCAGGGAGCGTGACCGCAGGGACGCCGAGGGCTTCCTTACGCTGAGCTGGCTGCCCGGCGAGGTCCAGGTCGACTTCGGGGAGGCGGACTTCAGGGTGCGTGGCGTCCTCACCAGGGGCAAGTACCTGACCGTCACCTTCCCGCACTCCAACGTGGGGCTCACCCAGGTGTTCTGGGGCGAGACGTCCGAGTGCGTCTGCCAGGGGCTCCGCAACGTCTTCGAGTTCGCGGGCGGCGTGCCGAGGAGGGCCGTCTTCGACAACGCCACCGAGGTCGGCAGGCGCGTCGGGGGCGAGGTCAGGCTCTCGGAGCTCTTCCGGCGCTTCGCGGCGCACTACGGGCTCGACTACACCTTCACCAACCCCTACTCGGGCAACGAGAAGGGCAATGTCGAGAACAAGGTCGGGTGCCACAGGAGGAACCTCTTCGTGCCCGTCCCGTCGTTCCACGACGTCTCCGCGTTCAACCGCAGGCTGCTCGGGGACTGCCTCGACCTCAGCGCGGGCAAGCGCCACTACAGGCTCGGCACGCCCGAGCTCGAGCTGTTCGGGGAGGACAAAGACGCGCTCTCGCCGCTGCCGCCGGCCGCGTTCTCGTGTGTGAGGTGGGAGACCAGGACGTGCAACAAGCAGGGCACCTTCACCGTAGGCGGCCCCCACCGCTACTCGGCCGGGCCCGCCTACGCGCGCCGCCGGGTCGACGTCGCCCTGGGCGCCTTCGACGTCACGGTCTGCGACGCCTCGACCGGGGAGGTGGTCGCCACCTACGAGCGCGAGTGGGGCGAGGCCCCGACCGACAGCTCCGATCCGACCCTGCAGCTCAGGCTGCTGTGCGCGAGGCCCGCGGGTTGGAGGGACTCGAGCGTCAGGGCGTCGCTGCCGGCGGAGCTCGTGTCGTTCCTGGACTCCGAGCGCCCGGCAGACCTCGCCGCCGACCTGAGGGTGCTGCGCGACGAGAGCGCCGAGCGCGGCTGGGCCGCCGCCGTGGAGGGCATGTCGCGCTCGCTCGCGTCGACGGGCGGCCTCGATCGCGCGAGCGTCGCGCTGTCGGCTGCCAGGGCCGCCGCGGGCGACGAGCGCGTCGAGTACTGTGTTATGTCAATAGTTCTTGAGCGAATATCGCATCGGGATTTGAGCGGATTTCTCACTTGA